Below is a genomic region from Astyanax mexicanus isolate ESR-SI-001 chromosome 25, AstMex3_surface, whole genome shotgun sequence.
TGACTAGGCGTATTCCCTGtcatatacacaaatacattaaAGCTGTAATAAATCAGTCCTGGGGGCTCAAATATCACAAATTGGGAGTCACAGCTCAGATACTTGATTTAAATCAATCAAACTGAATTAGGCATGGTCCCCAGGACTGACTTCAGGCTCAAAATACCATTGGATAAATGAGACAACTGAAGAACTTAGTAATGCGAGTGCCGACATGCAGATGTGGTTCAAACATATGATAATAgcctgcaaataaaaaaaaatgtatgtacacATTCATAAATCCACTTTACTACAATGCTCCCCAAAAGTCCAAGAACATTTACAGAAGGCAGAAACGAAAGAAGGGAAGCGAAGAGCAATTGAGACAAAGGCAAACGGAAAATCCAGAGAAACACAAAACGGACAGAAAGCCAGAAAgtgatgacaaaaaaaaaaaatgatgcagaagGAAAGGTCCTTCAGCAGCGACGACGAGACGGAGCCACTCTAACCTTGCGTCCTCTACGCCTCCGGCTCCACTACTGTCCCCTTCTCAGAGACATAGATACCGTCCAGGAACTTTCTGATATCCTTATTTTTGACTGAGGTTGCCTGCTGGATGAGGGCAGCTGGAAAAGGGCACAGACACTAGGGTGGTGAGAGGCATGCACACGCTAGCAGGGTCTACACACAGTGAGAAGGGTAAGAACATAAGGGTTCTAACAGTAGACCAGTCACAATAATTACTACATCACTGAAACAAAATGAATATAGGATTGTTACCTCAGAAATGCCCACtgtgtttacttaaatactaaaaagaGCCTATTAAATGTGAATAAGcaattattttgaatattttaaaaaaatgtaacatctaaacatttaattaaaaaagttcTAGCTCTTTAAAAGTAATACTTTAAAGCACTGCTACTGTATAAATGccattaaataatgttaaaattaattatttaaaagacAATGACCAGCCTACTTGACAGATTTATATTCAGTGGAACAGGTAGACTAGTCTAGTGttaaacagtataaacacagTTACTCTTGCAATTAAGTTGCCTTAcaaattaaatgcaattaaaaggACTGCATGCTATTTTTAGCATGTATTATTTAGCAATTTGTGAGTTTTAGACTAGTGTGTTAACATTTGCTTGTGACGGCTCTAACTAAAAAGAACCTTTAATTTTAGGATGTAATACTGAAAGCTTCAACAATCCAAATCAAACTATTGTATCAAATTATACTTTAGGTAGATCACACTTCACAATAGGCATCGTGCAAAAGACTAATCTGGAAGTCAAGATACAAGACATGTCAATAAATAAAGAGCATTGACAATAAACACAACAGAGGCTTTAGATTTGGCACAAGTTACTCCAGGCACTGTCCAATTCATTTACATGGGTCCACAGGTCACCTTTACAGTTTGAGAAATTAGAGAAATTTGGCACTGCCTGTTTTTTTCATCATGTAAAACAGAAAAGGCCAATCTTACCAGAGTTTGACACCAGCTCAATATCGTTACCCTCCAGAACAAGCTCGTCTTTCTGGGCTGCTGAGAGCGCACAGTTCACACCTACAAATCAGAACAGACAATTAGATCAAAATGCTATTAAAGATCAGCAAAGTTTCTACAAACTTAACTCTGCATTAGAGGACATTGGCTTTTCAGTTATCCTAAAAATCAGAAGATGAACCAATATAATAGAGCTGGGTGTTTTGATCGAACTGATTGTTCTTGATCTTTTTCCAACAGCAAATCAGATCAGCTACTGAAACAGTCAAGCTATTATCCATCAAGACTATTTAACTCATTAATTTTACAGTTTGTAGATTAAATTCTGGATTAGCACACTGCCCAACCATTACACATTAAAATGATGGTATCAAAACAGAGCAGAACCAACCATGtggaatttcatttatttttaaacagtggCTCGTCAGCAGAAACCTCTCAGTATAGCGGGATTAACAGACAAAAGTTAGCCAGCAGGCTAACAAATGTACCTGGCCTCATGCGGACACGGCGAATGTACTTCTCTCCCAGGAAGTTCCTGATCTCCACCAGTGAGCCACTCTCCTGAATCACCACGTTGATGGGGAAATGGGCATACACAGATCGCATCTTGTACCTGAAGccctacacaaaacacacattcaaacaatGTTTACACATTTTTCATCAACTGAAACAAAATAACCCACACAATCAACAAATTAGCTAAAGTCATGTGACCTGGGACAAGACCATACGCTGAATGTACAAAAAATGAAAGTTACAACTACACAGTTATCATTGTTTCTGGTACACAACTGTTTGTTATTGAGTTTAAATAGAGTAATGCAATGTATGTTCTAAACCAAATGGAAACTTTCTAAACAACATTGTGCTACATCATTTTAAAGTCTTTCTTTGAAATAGCTTACAGTGTAGTGTCgctttaaaatgttaattttatacAACAATTGTAACAGTAAATTGTTTGAGCACTACATTTTCTACACTTCAGTCTTGTGGCAGATAGTGACatttatcatttaatttaaaaaagctgGAAACTtgcattacacacaaaaaaaaacattgctacaTTATATTCAACaagattattataaaaaaatgtatgcaaaaatcTGAGCTATCCCATCCACCCGTATTACAAACTAAAAATTTAACAGCAGACAAACACTGCTCTTTGGACATAATTTAAATAAGAATcataaaagaaaacataaaacttTGATATGATCCAAAACTGATGTTCTTACCATGGTCACACCCTTGATCATGTTCTGAACATGGCTGCAAATGGTTCTGACAGTGGCCAGCTCCTTCCTGTTACCCCACCATTTGTCCACACGCAGCTACAGAGGAAAACAGTCAGccacaccaacacaacacaagaACTCAGTATATTTACAAGTCAATTCGGTCAAGATCACCCTTACCTTCTTCTGCTTCTTGCCGAGCAGACGAAGCTCCAGGTTAATGTGGCTGAACTCCCGGCGAAGAGTTCCACGAGGACCCTTCACAGTGATGGTGCGGCCTTTTAGGCTCACATCAACTACGAGGACAGAAGACAAGAAATAAATGTTTGTGTTACCAGGCTATATGTTGAGAGAACTGAATTCTGTGTTCATGACTTCTGTTTATACAAAATGAATCCATCCCTTTATACATAGTACATTTAGCATGTTGTGGCCATATTTAGGGCAGGAAGCAGGGGTCAAATACTGCTTTTGTTTGCCCCAAGTAGTTTGACAGTCTTTTACAATTGGCCAGGAGGGCATGAGGAAGAATCAACCTCTAAATGACtgcatgtatacatatatatttctttagAGGTTTTATTTTAACGATAAGAAAACAGTCAAACTACATTGCATGCACATatttacaaaattacatttatatagcaccttGACACTGaatgacatttaaaaaacacattttacacacaactcaACCATCACACACTGAaaagtgagaagcagcagccaatcacatagCGCACACTCATtcggaaacaactgtccacctggaggactgaatCAGGCACAGGTTGCCATATCTGGCCAATGTTATAGCATATGATACAACAGGGCCCACCCCTAaattagagtatccaatttacctgatttccaagtttttggactgtggaaaaCTCCAACCAGACatggacttgaacccaaaaccccagTCTTATAA
It encodes:
- the rpl9 gene encoding 60S ribosomal protein L9 isoform X2; its protein translation is MKTILSTQTVDIPDKVDVSLKGRTITVKGPRGTLRREFSHINLELRLLGKKQKKLRVDKWWGNRKELATVRTICSHVQNMIKGVTMGFRYKMRSVYAHFPINVVIQESGSLVEIRNFLGEKYIRRVRMRPGVNCALSAAQKDELVLEGNDIELVSNSAALIQQATSVKNKDIRKFLDGIYVSEKGTVVEPEA
- the rpl9 gene encoding 60S ribosomal protein L9 isoform X1, with the translated sequence MKTILSTQTVDIPDKVDVSLKGRTITVKGPRGTLRREFSHINLELRLLGKKQKKLRVDKWWGNRKELATVRTICSHVQNMIKGVTMGFRYKMRSVYAHFPINVVIQESGSLVEIRNFLGEKYIRRVRMRPGVNCALSAAQKDELVLEGNDIELVSNSAALIQQATSVRKKDIRKFLDGVYVSEKTTVEEQPDN